From a region of the Etheostoma cragini isolate CJK2018 chromosome 20, CSU_Ecrag_1.0, whole genome shotgun sequence genome:
- the ppm1aa gene encoding protein phosphatase 1A isoform X3, which produces MGAFLDKPKMEKYNSHGEGNDLRYGLSSMQGWRVEMEDAHTAVIGLPHGLDPWSFFAVYDGHAGSQVAKYCCEHLLEHITSNSDFQSALQEDPSVDSVKIGIRTGFLQIDEHMRTISEKKHGVDRSGSTAVGVMIAPSHIYFINCGDSRGLLSRGGAVHFFTQDHKPSNPLEKERIQNAGGSVMIQRVNGSLAVSRALGDFDYKCVHGKGPTEQLVSPEPEVYAIERCEGEDEFIILACDGIWDVMANEELCDFVRSRLEVTDDLERVANEIVDTCLYKGSRDNMSVVLICFPGAPKVSPEAVKREAELDKYLEGRVEEIIKKQGDEGVPDLVHVMRTLASESIPNLPPGGELASKRSVVEAVYNKLNPYRSDDTDSASTDDMW; this is translated from the exons ATGGGTGCATTTCTGGACAAACCAAAGATGGAAAAATACAATTCCCACGGTGAGGGTAACGACCTGAGGTATGGGCTAAGTAGCATGCAGGGTTGGCGGGTCGAAATGGaagatgcacacacagcagTAATTGGTCTGCCTCATGGTCTCGATCCCTGGTCGTTCTTTGCCGTTTATGATGGCCATGCTGGCTCTCAGGTAGCTAAATATTGCTGTGAGCACTTGCTGGAGCACATCACCAGCAACTCAGACTTCCAGAGTGCTCTGCAGGAGGATCCCTCTGTTGATAGCGTGAAGATTGGGATCCGCACAGGATTCCTGCAGATTGATGAACACATGCGAACCATCTCTGAGAAGAAACATGGTGTGGACCGCAGTGGTTCCACCGCAGTGGGAGTGATGATTGCTCCGAGCCATATCTACTTTATCAACTGTGGCGACTCACGTGGACTCCTCAGCCGGGGCGGAGCTGTGCACTTCTTCACACAGGATCACAAACCCAGTAACCctttggagaaagaaaggatCCAGAACGCCGGAGGCTCAGTCATGATCCAGCGAGTGAATGGGTCCCTGGCTGTGTCTCGGGCTTTGGGAGACTTCGACTACAAGTGTGTACATGGAAAAGGCCCGACAGAGCAACTTGTGTCTCCTGAGCCTGAAGTTTATGCAATAGAGAGATGCGAGGGGGAAGATGAATTCATTATATTAGCTTGTGATGGCATCTGGGATGTCATGGCCAATGAGGAACTGTGTGACTTTGTCAGATCAAGGCTAGAGGTGACAGATGATCTTGAAAGAGTCGCCAATGAAATTGTTGACACCTGCTTGTACAAG GGGAGTCGTGACAATATGAGTGTTGTATTAATCTGCTTTCCTGGCGCACCAAAGGTATCTCCAGAAGCAGTGAAACGGGAGGCTGAGCTGGATAAATATCTAGAGGGCAGAGTAGAAG agATCATCAAAAAGCAGGGGGATGAAGGTGTCCCGGATTTGGTCCATGTTATGCGGACGTTAGCATCTGAGAGCATCCCTAACCTCCCTCCTGGAGGAGAGCTGGCAAGCAA aCGGAGTGTTGTTGAAGCAGTGTACAACAAACTCAACCCCTACCGAAGCGATGACACA GACTCTGCGTCCACAGACGACATGTGGTAA
- the ppm1aa gene encoding protein phosphatase 1A isoform X2 has protein sequence MGAFLDKPKMEKYNSHGEGNDLRYGLSSMQGWRVEMEDAHTAVIGLPHGLDPWSFFAVYDGHAGSQVAKYCCEHLLEHITSNSDFQSALQEDPSVDSVKIGIRTGFLQIDEHMRTISEKKHGVDRSGSTAVGVMIAPSHIYFINCGDSRGLLSRGGAVHFFTQDHKPSNPLEKERIQNAGGSVMIQRVNGSLAVSRALGDFDYKCVHGKGPTEQLVSPEPEVYAIERCEGEDEFIILACDGIWDVMANEELCDFVRSRLEVTDDLERVANEIVDTCLYKGSRDNMSVVLICFPGAPKVSPEAVKREAELDKYLEGRVEEIIKKQGDEGVPDLVHVMRTLASESIPNLPPGGELASKRSVVEAVYNKLNPYRSDDTDLNILFFRGFS, from the exons ATGGGTGCATTTCTGGACAAACCAAAGATGGAAAAATACAATTCCCACGGTGAGGGTAACGACCTGAGGTATGGGCTAAGTAGCATGCAGGGTTGGCGGGTCGAAATGGaagatgcacacacagcagTAATTGGTCTGCCTCATGGTCTCGATCCCTGGTCGTTCTTTGCCGTTTATGATGGCCATGCTGGCTCTCAGGTAGCTAAATATTGCTGTGAGCACTTGCTGGAGCACATCACCAGCAACTCAGACTTCCAGAGTGCTCTGCAGGAGGATCCCTCTGTTGATAGCGTGAAGATTGGGATCCGCACAGGATTCCTGCAGATTGATGAACACATGCGAACCATCTCTGAGAAGAAACATGGTGTGGACCGCAGTGGTTCCACCGCAGTGGGAGTGATGATTGCTCCGAGCCATATCTACTTTATCAACTGTGGCGACTCACGTGGACTCCTCAGCCGGGGCGGAGCTGTGCACTTCTTCACACAGGATCACAAACCCAGTAACCctttggagaaagaaaggatCCAGAACGCCGGAGGCTCAGTCATGATCCAGCGAGTGAATGGGTCCCTGGCTGTGTCTCGGGCTTTGGGAGACTTCGACTACAAGTGTGTACATGGAAAAGGCCCGACAGAGCAACTTGTGTCTCCTGAGCCTGAAGTTTATGCAATAGAGAGATGCGAGGGGGAAGATGAATTCATTATATTAGCTTGTGATGGCATCTGGGATGTCATGGCCAATGAGGAACTGTGTGACTTTGTCAGATCAAGGCTAGAGGTGACAGATGATCTTGAAAGAGTCGCCAATGAAATTGTTGACACCTGCTTGTACAAG GGGAGTCGTGACAATATGAGTGTTGTATTAATCTGCTTTCCTGGCGCACCAAAGGTATCTCCAGAAGCAGTGAAACGGGAGGCTGAGCTGGATAAATATCTAGAGGGCAGAGTAGAAG agATCATCAAAAAGCAGGGGGATGAAGGTGTCCCGGATTTGGTCCATGTTATGCGGACGTTAGCATCTGAGAGCATCCCTAACCTCCCTCCTGGAGGAGAGCTGGCAAGCAA aCGGAGTGTTGTTGAAGCAGTGTACAACAAACTCAACCCCTACCGAAGCGATGACACA
- the ppm1aa gene encoding protein phosphatase 1A isoform X1, translating to MGAFLDKPKMEKYNSHGEGNDLRYGLSSMQGWRVEMEDAHTAVIGLPHGLDPWSFFAVYDGHAGSQVAKYCCEHLLEHITSNSDFQSALQEDPSVDSVKIGIRTGFLQIDEHMRTISEKKHGVDRSGSTAVGVMIAPSHIYFINCGDSRGLLSRGGAVHFFTQDHKPSNPLEKERIQNAGGSVMIQRVNGSLAVSRALGDFDYKCVHGKGPTEQLVSPEPEVYAIERCEGEDEFIILACDGIWDVMANEELCDFVRSRLEVTDDLERVANEIVDTCLYKGSRDNMSVVLICFPGAPKVSPEAVKREAELDKYLEGRVEEIIKKQGDEGVPDLVHVMRTLASESIPNLPPGGELASKRSVVEAVYNKLNPYRSDDTEDSLAQQRKEREALIQLVMPKHLYS from the exons ATGGGTGCATTTCTGGACAAACCAAAGATGGAAAAATACAATTCCCACGGTGAGGGTAACGACCTGAGGTATGGGCTAAGTAGCATGCAGGGTTGGCGGGTCGAAATGGaagatgcacacacagcagTAATTGGTCTGCCTCATGGTCTCGATCCCTGGTCGTTCTTTGCCGTTTATGATGGCCATGCTGGCTCTCAGGTAGCTAAATATTGCTGTGAGCACTTGCTGGAGCACATCACCAGCAACTCAGACTTCCAGAGTGCTCTGCAGGAGGATCCCTCTGTTGATAGCGTGAAGATTGGGATCCGCACAGGATTCCTGCAGATTGATGAACACATGCGAACCATCTCTGAGAAGAAACATGGTGTGGACCGCAGTGGTTCCACCGCAGTGGGAGTGATGATTGCTCCGAGCCATATCTACTTTATCAACTGTGGCGACTCACGTGGACTCCTCAGCCGGGGCGGAGCTGTGCACTTCTTCACACAGGATCACAAACCCAGTAACCctttggagaaagaaaggatCCAGAACGCCGGAGGCTCAGTCATGATCCAGCGAGTGAATGGGTCCCTGGCTGTGTCTCGGGCTTTGGGAGACTTCGACTACAAGTGTGTACATGGAAAAGGCCCGACAGAGCAACTTGTGTCTCCTGAGCCTGAAGTTTATGCAATAGAGAGATGCGAGGGGGAAGATGAATTCATTATATTAGCTTGTGATGGCATCTGGGATGTCATGGCCAATGAGGAACTGTGTGACTTTGTCAGATCAAGGCTAGAGGTGACAGATGATCTTGAAAGAGTCGCCAATGAAATTGTTGACACCTGCTTGTACAAG GGGAGTCGTGACAATATGAGTGTTGTATTAATCTGCTTTCCTGGCGCACCAAAGGTATCTCCAGAAGCAGTGAAACGGGAGGCTGAGCTGGATAAATATCTAGAGGGCAGAGTAGAAG agATCATCAAAAAGCAGGGGGATGAAGGTGTCCCGGATTTGGTCCATGTTATGCGGACGTTAGCATCTGAGAGCATCCCTAACCTCCCTCCTGGAGGAGAGCTGGCAAGCAA aCGGAGTGTTGTTGAAGCAGTGTACAACAAACTCAACCCCTACCGAAGCGATGACACA